In Candidatus Methylacidiphilales bacterium, the following are encoded in one genomic region:
- a CDS encoding DMT family transporter, whose amino-acid sequence MDRLVFLLPLFSALAYAVAALCIKRAVDLGMGPWRMAFFSNLAVWLVFLTSLFWYDPSWKLDPWWAPVAAGLLFFTGQLFTMMALVRGDVSVATPVLGSKVILVALFLELLTDQEPGWRIWVAAALTVGGIVLLQGGGLPHDRGRVWRTVLYAGASAASFSLADIVVQMWTRTIGFGLFVAVSTSVNLLASFALFPFFRAPLFDMPRGAARFVYGGVFILGLQAFALFFAIGVYGKVAESNIIYSSRGMWSVVLVWCVGHWFGNTEHTSGGGVMTRRLGGSLLILSAIVLTVL is encoded by the coding sequence ATGGATCGTCTGGTCTTCCTCCTTCCGCTGTTTTCGGCCTTGGCCTATGCCGTGGCCGCGCTCTGCATCAAGCGGGCGGTGGACCTGGGCATGGGGCCGTGGCGGATGGCCTTCTTCAGCAATCTGGCGGTCTGGTTGGTTTTCCTGACCTCGCTCTTTTGGTATGATCCCTCATGGAAATTGGATCCTTGGTGGGCACCGGTGGCAGCCGGGCTGCTTTTCTTCACCGGCCAGTTGTTCACCATGATGGCCTTGGTGCGCGGGGATGTCTCGGTGGCCACGCCCGTGCTCGGGTCGAAGGTCATCCTGGTGGCGTTGTTCCTGGAGTTGCTGACCGACCAGGAACCCGGTTGGCGGATCTGGGTGGCCGCGGCGCTGACCGTCGGAGGCATCGTGCTCCTGCAGGGTGGGGGATTGCCCCATGACCGCGGGCGGGTGTGGCGCACAGTGCTCTACGCGGGGGCCAGCGCCGCCTCCTTTTCCTTGGCTGATATTGTGGTGCAGATGTGGACACGGACCATCGGGTTCGGGCTCTTCGTGGCCGTCTCCACCTCGGTCAATCTCCTGGCGTCCTTCGCGCTTTTCCCCTTTTTCCGCGCTCCTCTTTTTGACATGCCCCGGGGTGCGGCCCGGTTTGTTTACGGGGGGGTGTTCATCCTGGGATTGCAGGCCTTTGCCCTGTTCTTCGCCATCGGGGTCTACGGCAAAGTGGCCGAGTCCAACATCATTTACAGCTCGCGCGGGATGTGGAGCGTGGTCCTGGTTTGGTGCGTGGGCCATTGGTTCGGCAACACCGAACACACCTCCGGGGGAGGGGTGATGACCCGCCGGCTCGGCGGCTCGCTGCTCATCCTTTCGGCGATTGTGCTGACTGTGCTGTGA
- a CDS encoding cytochrome c3 family protein yields the protein MANIFPKWTIWLPVKLIVAVACLGSATVAGVAYYFTPKYTRVGYQPKQPVEFSHAIHVNQLGMDCRFCHNAVEVSEHSNVPNTQTCMGCHSAVKVNSPKLAPVRESWEKGTPIPWVRIHKAPDYVYFNHSAHVNSGVSCASCHGQVNRMDVVWQDQPQSMGWCLECHRHPERHVRPKEQVYNLDWKAESPSAQVEMGRKFVKEWNINPPETCAACHR from the coding sequence ATGGCAAACATTTTTCCCAAGTGGACGATCTGGCTCCCGGTCAAATTGATCGTGGCTGTGGCCTGCTTGGGCAGCGCCACCGTGGCCGGGGTGGCCTACTACTTCACCCCGAAATACACCCGCGTGGGTTACCAACCCAAGCAGCCGGTCGAATTTTCCCACGCCATCCACGTCAATCAGCTCGGCATGGACTGCCGCTTCTGCCACAACGCCGTCGAAGTGTCGGAACATTCCAACGTTCCCAACACCCAGACCTGCATGGGCTGCCACAGTGCGGTCAAGGTCAACAGTCCGAAACTCGCCCCGGTCCGTGAAAGTTGGGAAAAGGGCACGCCCATCCCCTGGGTTCGGATCCACAAGGCCCCGGATTACGTCTATTTCAACCACTCGGCCCACGTGAACAGTGGCGTCAGCTGTGCCAGTTGCCACGGCCAGGTCAACCGCATGGACGTTGTCTGGCAGGACCAGCCCCAGAGCATGGGCTGGTGCCTCGAGTGCCACCGCCACCCTGAACGCCATGTCCGGCCGAAGGAGCAGGTTTACAACCTCGATTGGAAGGCTGAAAGCCCCAGCGCCCAGGTCGAAATGGGACGCAAATTTGTCAAGGAATGGAACATCAACCCGCCAGAAACCTGCGCCGCCTGCCACCGATGA
- the cyoE gene encoding heme o synthase, translated as MPQVDAQPSPSIKGLRRWMGDFSVLVKLRLTLLVLATTVAGFYLGKRDDVGWVAGLHVLWGTGLVAAGAAALNQLLEIKADSRMRRTQDRPLPAGRIGEQDALLMGVLLSGFGLSWLFLLVNPLSALLAALTLAAYLFLYTPAKKLSALNTLIGAVPGALPPVIGWTGATGRIDAGAVVLFGLLFLWQMPHFLAIAWLYREDYARGGFRMLTLDDETGRSTGIKSALYGLLLLPVAAAPWWLGQGGVAGLVVGLLFTSAYAAAALHMALRPGKATARTLFFTSLAYLPAMLILLALDKQG; from the coding sequence ATGCCGCAAGTGGATGCCCAGCCCTCTCCCTCCATCAAGGGCCTCCGCCGTTGGATGGGCGACTTCTCGGTGCTGGTCAAACTCCGGCTGACCCTGTTGGTGCTTGCCACCACCGTGGCGGGATTCTACCTGGGCAAGCGCGATGATGTCGGCTGGGTGGCCGGCCTGCATGTCCTTTGGGGCACAGGTTTGGTGGCCGCCGGAGCCGCCGCGCTCAACCAGCTGCTGGAAATCAAAGCCGATTCCCGCATGCGACGGACCCAGGACCGTCCCCTGCCCGCGGGACGCATCGGCGAACAGGATGCCCTCTTGATGGGGGTATTATTGTCGGGCTTCGGCCTCTCCTGGCTTTTTCTTCTGGTCAATCCCCTTTCCGCCCTGCTGGCCGCACTGACCCTGGCCGCCTACCTCTTCCTTTACACCCCGGCCAAAAAACTTTCCGCCCTCAACACCCTGATTGGTGCCGTCCCCGGGGCCCTGCCCCCGGTGATCGGTTGGACCGGCGCTACCGGTCGCATCGATGCCGGGGCCGTCGTCCTCTTCGGCCTGCTCTTCCTCTGGCAGATGCCTCATTTCCTCGCCATAGCCTGGCTCTACCGCGAGGACTACGCGCGCGGCGGTTTCCGGATGCTGACACTGGACGACGAAACCGGACGGAGTACCGGGATCAAGAGTGCGCTTTACGGATTGTTGTTATTGCCGGTGGCGGCGGCCCCCTGGTGGCTGGGCCAGGGAGGCGTCGCTGGATTGGTGGTGGGACTGCTCTTCACCAGCGCCTATGCCGCGGCCGCCCTGCACATGGCCCTGCGACCCGGGAAGGCCACGGCCCGCACCCTGTTTTTCACCTCCCTGGCCTATCTGCCGGCCATGCTGATCCTGTTGGCCCTCGATAAACAGGGGTGA